The genomic stretch TGCTGAAGCTTCTTACCAGTACCAGCGCGCCGTCGAGGCAAAAGAAAAGATTGTGGTTGGCGTAAACGATTTTGACGTCGAAGAAAAGCAGATGGATACGCTCTACATTGACGAATCCGTGGCCCGCCACCAGACGGCAAAGCTTAAAGCCTTGCGCGCCCGCCGCAACAATGACGATGTCCGTCGTACCCTGGACGCGCTAAAGAAGGCCGCAGCCCAGGAGCCAGTTGTCCGTTCCGATGGCCGCATCAGCAACGCGAACACCATGCCGTTCATTATCGACTGCGTTCGTGCCTACGCTACCGGGGGAGAAATTTGTCAGGCGTTGCGCGAGGTGTATGGGACGTATGAAGAGGTGAGCATTACGTAGGATCGGGTGATCTGGTGATCGGATTTTTTCTGAAATCCCGAATCCCGCGTAGCGCGCTGAGGGATCCCTGCAACACCCACGTTCTAGACGTCACAAAGGAATTCCTTGACCAAGTACTCGTGCATCGAGTTTGAATAAACGATGGCGTCTCTGCCGTGAATCGATAAAACAACGCTGTTGGCGGGATTCGATTCACATGCTATATAGCGATGGAAATAAATTGGAACCAGCTTTGTTTCCGCACGAAGCGTGAATCCTTGTTCAGATAGCTCTGTAGTAATTGCAGTACGATCTGCTTCAACTTCTGCAATCCTTTGCAGCACAGCTTTTAAGTCCCGCGGGTAGGAATATAGTCCAAAGACCTCTTTCGGTGAGCCGTGTACGTTTACTAACGGCAAATCTGTTCCATTCGCACACTGCAGGAAAGTCCGTAGATCACTGGGGACAACGATGCCCAGAGCCTGTTCATACTTTGCAATCTCGTTGATAGAAAGGCCTGGCAGCCATCGCGTACCAGATTGAACTTGAAATCCAAAGATATCCTGATGGATGGCAGCATTCTTCCATCTCAACTCAGTGAGCCGTTTAAATTCAGCCAGGAACTCGCCGTCTAACACAGATCAGTCTCCCTTTGCACCTTCGCACCCCCTGTGGTGAAGATCCGACGACGGAGATGTTCGGACGATCGCGAGCGATCTCGGTGATTCTGATAGATCGCCCATTGCTCGGTCCCTGCAGTTTTTTCCAGCCATCCTGCTTCAGCCAAAAGCTTTTCATGCTCGGTGAATCGATACGCGATGCAAACCGGCCGCGGCGCATGTTCAATAGACTTTCGTAAATTCTCCAGGACAGTCACAAACGTCGCTTCAGAAAACGGATTGAACAGATAGACCACCAGCGGGGCGGCGGGAAATTCGAAATCGAGCGCGTCCATACAGAAACTTTCGATGGATGCAGCTTTTGTGGCACAGACACTCTTGTCTGTGCCTTCATCCCTCACCATTTCAGCAGCACAGGCAGGAGTGCCTGTGCCACACAAATGATCAGGAGATGCTTCAGTGCGGTGCGCCGTGTATTTGCGGATATTTTCCTGGGCTACCCGATGCAACTCCGGCATGAACTCCACGCCGATAATCCTTTTAAATCCGTACTGCGCGGCCATCAGCAATGCACGTCCCTTGCCCGAACCGAGATCGATAAAGGTGAAGTCTTGCAACGCGGCTGGGACAACGTTTCCCTGGCTGATTGCCGATTGCTGAATGCTGAGCGCTAATGCCTGCATGATCTGCCGGAACAGCCACGGTTCCGTCGCAAAATAAGGACGCGCCATCACGCCTGCCAGGAACTGCGTGCCCACGCCGACATTGGAGCGCGTGGTGTCCATGGAATGCTCCCAGTCGTAGTCGAGATCGCCGAAGCGCGCCTTGCGGCGCGACGGCAGCAACTCAAGCAAGGCGTCCCATGTTGCTCTGGCCATCTCAAGCAAAGACCGCCACCAGCCGAAGTAACGCACGCTTTCCCGCCAGTGGCGTGCGAAGGCGTTCCTGAGGTGGAACGCAGCATCGGCTGAAGAGTCAGGCGGGCCGCCTTGTTTAAGATTGGCAGTCATTTGAACAAGTAGTATCAATTTTCCGCATTTCTGCGTTTTCGTTGACGGTTTCCGATTTCGGCGATTACGCGCGATGACGGCGATTTCGGCGATGATAAAATCACGATCATCCATGAAAAAGGCCCTTGATCATCTCAAGAAATCCGACGCAATCCTTGCCTCTATTATTGCCCGCGTTGGGCCTTGCAAGATGGCCTATCGCGATCCAACGTTTGAAATGCTGGCGCGGGCCATTGTGTTCCAGCAGTTGAGCACCAAAGCCGCGCGGACGATCTATGGCCGTCTTGAAGAAGCCGCCGGCGGCGCGCTCACGCCTGAATCGATCCAGAACCTGAGTGTGGGTGAGATGCGGCGGGCCGGGCTTTCGCGGCAGAAGCTCGGCTACATCCGTGACCTCGCAGAGCACGCTCTCAGCGGCAAAGTGGATTTTGCCAAGCTTCCCGCCATGAGTGACGAAGAAGTGATTGCGTCGCTGACCGATATCAAAGGCGTGGGCGTGTGGACGGCGCACATGTTCCTGCTGTTTTCCTTGCGGCGGCCCAATGTGCTTCCCATCGGCGATCTGGGAGTGCGCATGGCGATACAAAAAGCTTATAGAAAACGCAAGATGCCAACGCCCAAGCAAGTGGAGCAGATCGCTAAAGGCTGGCACCCGTATTGCAGCTTTGCTGCGTGGTATTTATGGCGGAGCCTGGAGCTGCCGAAAGACGAAAATCTCAACCACAGAGGACGCAGAGGAACACGGAGGGTTCTGAAGTCCAGAACCAAGTGAGGGATCCCTGCAGCCTTGAACAAGATTGGTATCGATATAGCCTACTGCGCTGTGCCTATTGAAAGAGTTCGATGGAAAGCAATGCTTTTCTTTTTCTCAATTTCTATGTTCCGGAGTTTGATTTCTTTCATAGGTTATCGTTGCCATAGGGATCCCTTGCTGCGCTCGGGATGTTAACCCCTCTGTGATCCTCAGTGCCCCTCTGTGGTTAATCTGTTTTGATAGAATCAGAGAAGATGTCATCTGACCGCAAAATCCGTGTGCTTGTTGCCAAACCCGGTCTTGATGGGCATGATCGCGGCGCTAAGGTTATTGCCCGCGCACTGCGCGACGCCGGCATGGAAGTGATCTATACCGGGCTGCGGCAGACCCCGGAAATGATTGTCAACTCGGCATTGCAGGAAGACGTGGACGTGATTGGCTTGTCCATTCTTTCCGGCGCACACAACGCCATCGTTCCGCGTGTGTCTGATCTGCTCAAGCAAAACAAAATGGATGACGTGCTGTTCGTGATCGGCGGCATCATTCCAGAACAGGATTTCGATTTTCTAAAAAAATCCGGCGTCAGCGCTATCTTCAACCCTGGTACGCCGATGGATGACATTGCAGAGTTCATCCGCAAAAACGTAAAACCGCGCGGTCTCATCACAGCCTGATCTTCTTTTTTTGTCGCTGCGCTCCACACCGCTTGAGTGCTTCGATTCCATCAAAGCCGTTTATGCTCCTGATGCGCGCGACTCGGCGCGCAAGCCGGCCGAGCCGCCGTAAATCGCGTCTTCTTTTTTGTCGCTGCGCTCCAAACCGCTTGAGTAACTCGCTTAGAGATAAGGATCATCTGCTCCTGAGGCAGGCGACTCGGCACGCAAGTCGGCCGAGCCGATTCAATCACGCAATCGCTATACCCCAGCCTTGGGATGAAGTGCACTTCCCCTTGATCGTCCGCTCAAAATTAAGCTAACCGCTCTTCAAGATCGCGGTCTAACCTCTCGAATTGCGAGGTAGACAAATGAGAAAGCTGATCGTTTTGGGCCTTACATTGCCATTGTGTATGGTTCTGGCTCGCGCTGGAGAGCACCCCAACTGGCACAGTTCAACCGTCACTATGAATGATGACTCCGCCAGTGACGATTGCCGCGAGCATCTGCGCGTTGGAAATGACGAGTATCGCTCGAATGTGCGCGACGAAGAGATCAAGACCATTCCCAATCAACCGCTGACCATTACGGCAGAGCACAATGGCGGCATCCAGGTCACTACCTGGGACAAGCCGGAAGTCAGTCTCAAACTGTGCAAGCAGGTTGCTGTTGACGATGAAAATGAAGGACGCCGGATCCTGGCAGATACGCGGCTGGAAATCAATGGAGCAAAAATCTCCATACACACGCCGGAAGAGAATCATCATTCTCTGGGAACGCTGCTTTTGGTTAAAGCTCCCAGAAACGCGGACTTGAATCTCAACGTCCACAACGGCGGGGTTTCCTTGACCAACTTTACGGGAACGGCGGAAGCTCACGCTGAAAACGGCGGCATCTCCTTCCGGCGCAGCACCGGAAAATTAACAGCACAGGCACAGAATGGCGGCATCTCTATTAAAGATTGTGGGGGAGATGTGACGGCCAAAGTGGAAAACGGTGGACTATCGCTCGCTTTGGCTGACCGCTGGGAAGGCAAGGGGCTGGAAGCGCATGCCCGCAACGGCGGCCTGGTGGTTTCCGTGCCCAAGACCTTTAATGGCGGGTTGGAAGTCGTGGCATCAGAGCACACTTCCATCATCTGCAAGGACAATGCCTGCGATGCCGGTGAGCGTACATGGGACAGCGGACACAAATTGTTCCGCATGGGCGGCACAAACCCGCAGGTGAGGGCCACCACGGAAAACGGCGGCATTGTGATTGAAGACCGTTCCCGCACACGCGGCGAATTATAGCTTTTACTCGGCCAAACATGGGGCCGCCCAGGGAACGCCTTAGTTCGAAATGGCCTGAGCTTTATCTCTGTTCCATTTCGGATTTTCGCTGGCCGGGCGGCTTTTCTCCTTCGATTTCTTCCGGCAAAGCCATATACTTGAATCTGCCGCTGCCATGACCACTCTGGACCAGATTCTTGCCGCTACCCGTGAACGCGTTGACCGCGCCAAGGAACAGGCACAGCTGCGTCCTTTGGAAAAGGCGGCCGCGGCGCACATACCGCGCGGCTTTCGCAAGCGGCTGGCTGCCATGTCCCAGTTGGGACCGGCAGTGATTGGCGAGTTAAAAAAAGCCTCTCCATCCAAAGGAACGATTCGCGGAACTTTTCCCGTGGGAACGCTGGCCAACCAGCTTGCTCGTGGCGGAGCGTCTGCATTGTCAGTGCTTACCGATGAAGAATTTTTTCATGGATCGCTGGCGAATTTGCTGGAGGCTTCTGCCGCTACCAATCTGCCTTGCCTGCGCAAGGATTTTATTATCGATGAATTTCAAATCACTGAAGCCCGCGCTCATCACGCTGACGCCATCCTCTTAATTCTGGCGGCGCTGGATGATGCTACGTTCCGCCGGCTTCTGGATTACGCCCGCGCGCTGGACCTGGATGCCCTGTGTGAAGTCCACGACGAAGAGGAGTTGAAGCGCGCGATTGAGGGCGGCGCGGATATCATCGGCGTGAATAGCCGCAATCTCAAGACGTTTCAGGTCAGTATGGATACGCTGATTGATCTGGCGGAGAGCATTCCCAATCACGTGCTTCGCGTGGCCGAAAGCGGAATTGATAGCGGTTCTGAAATCCGCGAGTTGCACGGCGCCGGGTACCAGGCATTCCTGATTGGTGAAACGCTCATGCGCGCTGACGATCCCGGGCAGAAACTGCAACAGCTATTACAGGATGCAGGATGGTATTCGCCATCCACCTCGACTTCTCCACATTGGCGTGGCACAGTCCAGTAAGAAGTCCGAGCAGCTTTCCCTACAAAAACAAATTGCATGCGTACATGGATCAAAATCTGTGGGACTACCTCTCTTGAAGACGCGCTCAGCTCGATCGCAGCCGGCGCGGACGCTCTGGGCTTTATCTTTGCGCCCAGCAAGCGGCGCGTCACTCCAGGGCAGGCGCAGGAGATTATCAGCCAGTTGCCTGTGAAAGTAGAAAAGATCGGCGTGTTTATGAACAATTCAGCGGCAGAAATTTGTGGCGTGGTCAATGCAGTGGACTTAACGGGATTGCAGATGCATGGGGAGGAATCGCCGGCGACTGTGTATGAGTGTCTTCCACCCGACAGGCGGGACTCAATGCGTAAGATCAAAACCAT from Terriglobia bacterium encodes the following:
- a CDS encoding DNA-3-methyladenine glycosylase, with translation MKKALDHLKKSDAILASIIARVGPCKMAYRDPTFEMLARAIVFQQLSTKAARTIYGRLEEAAGGALTPESIQNLSVGEMRRAGLSRQKLGYIRDLAEHALSGKVDFAKLPAMSDEEVIASLTDIKGVGVWTAHMFLLFSLRRPNVLPIGDLGVRMAIQKAYRKRKMPTPKQVEQIAKGWHPYCSFAAWYLWRSLELPKDENLNHRGRRGTRRVLKSRTK
- a CDS encoding class I SAM-dependent methyltransferase: MDTTRSNVGVGTQFLAGVMARPYFATEPWLFRQIMQALALSIQQSAISQGNVVPAALQDFTFIDLGSGKGRALLMAAQYGFKRIIGVEFMPELHRVAQENIRKYTAHRTEASPDHLCGTGTPACAAEMVRDEGTDKSVCATKAASIESFCMDALDFEFPAAPLVVYLFNPFSEATFVTVLENLRKSIEHAPRPVCIAYRFTEHEKLLAEAGWLEKTAGTEQWAIYQNHRDRSRSSEHLRRRIFTTGGAKVQRETDLC
- a CDS encoding cobalamin B12-binding domain-containing protein — its product is MSSDRKIRVLVAKPGLDGHDRGAKVIARALRDAGMEVIYTGLRQTPEMIVNSALQEDVDVIGLSILSGAHNAIVPRVSDLLKQNKMDDVLFVIGGIIPEQDFDFLKKSGVSAIFNPGTPMDDIAEFIRKNVKPRGLITA
- the trpC gene encoding indole-3-glycerol phosphate synthase TrpC translates to MTTLDQILAATRERVDRAKEQAQLRPLEKAAAAHIPRGFRKRLAAMSQLGPAVIGELKKASPSKGTIRGTFPVGTLANQLARGGASALSVLTDEEFFHGSLANLLEASAATNLPCLRKDFIIDEFQITEARAHHADAILLILAALDDATFRRLLDYARALDLDALCEVHDEEELKRAIEGGADIIGVNSRNLKTFQVSMDTLIDLAESIPNHVLRVAESGIDSGSEIRELHGAGYQAFLIGETLMRADDPGQKLQQLLQDAGWYSPSTSTSPHWRGTVQ
- a CDS encoding SMI1/KNR4 family protein gives rise to the protein MLDGEFLAEFKRLTELRWKNAAIHQDIFGFQVQSGTRWLPGLSINEIAKYEQALGIVVPSDLRTFLQCANGTDLPLVNVHGSPKEVFGLYSYPRDLKAVLQRIAEVEADRTAITTELSEQGFTLRAETKLVPIYFHRYIACESNPANSVVLSIHGRDAIVYSNSMHEYLVKEFLCDV
- a CDS encoding phosphoribosylanthranilate isomerase, producing MRTWIKICGTTSLEDALSSIAAGADALGFIFAPSKRRVTPGQAQEIISQLPVKVEKIGVFMNNSAAEICGVVNAVDLTGLQMHGEESPATVYECLPPDRRDSMRKIKTIHVKTGHELRLDHVGLSGMVDTWLLDSGAGSGQTFDWQSARTQLGERQGQFVVAGGLNPENVGDAIRTFRPWGVDVVTGVEREPGRKDPEKLKAFVAAVRRAEQI